The Belonocnema kinseyi isolate 2016_QV_RU_SX_M_011 chromosome 2, B_treatae_v1, whole genome shotgun sequence nucleotide sequence AGTGCATTTTCGAATTTCGTGTCAGAAAAATCTAAAGTGAATAgtgattagaaataaataaaataataaacagtaGTGAAGTGAACATTAGTAAAGTGATCAAGAACAAAGCAATAAACATTAGTGAAAAGTGCTTGTGAGAAATTAGAGGTGTAGAAAGACTTTAATAATAACTTCTGTAGCAGGTGTCAAGATGCTGCTGCTCGATGAGTATGTAAAATTTGTTCCTAGAATTGAGGAAGCTTCAACATTAATTTCATCGTCTGATAACATACAGTTGAATGAAGTTAATTAATGGAAAAATGAGTGCATGTTTTGTCTAAAGACTTAGCGAAAGGTGCTTTCTAGAAAGACACCACCACGGACAATAAATAGAAAACGGAAGTGTCTGAATATAATCAATAAATTGGAATCTGTAAAGGCCCGTTTTGATTTACTCATTAAAAAAGGAAGTGGTGTGCAGAAGAAGACACTGAAGCGTCCTGACATCAGTAACCGAGTGACATGGATGCACGTTACATAGCGTTTGATAGCAGAATAAAGACATGTGTTGTAGCCAACCTAGTCCAGAAAGATATCCTTGTCTTCCAGGATGATTCCGAAAGATTATTTATTACTCATGTGGGTCAGACCTTACGCGAATACAGAACTTTAAAAGTTAACGCGGTGCTCCTCGACTACTGTTAGAAAATTGTTAAAGAGACACCTGAGGacaagaattttaaatccaaaaattaagaaattgatcATACAACAGATATGAAACTGTGGTTTAAAAACCACTTGAGATATCCGATTCTGAAagaattagaagattttaaggagaaAGATTTAGGATGGACCTTATACTCCATTATAAAACTTTCCGTAAACATCAATAACTTCAATATAATGAAGGATGGTTCATATATCGAACTCCCCAAATCGATCAGGAATAAGAAAGCATGTGTTAACGTGCAAAATGAACAGGACAACGAATGTTTTAAATGGGCTATACTACCAGCTACGTATCCAccacagatgcatttttattgtttattcaacTATACTCGATACAAAGATGTGCTAGATTTTTCTGGAATCAACAGGAGTGTTTTGATGAGGATAGTAGCGATGATGAAGACGTCAGTGAACAGGAACTTGGGATGCAAACATTTAACTTTCACTATGTATGGATCAAAGATCTTTCTCGTCTCGTTAGTAGGCAACTATCAAAACATAAAACAAGAAAATATATCTGCGATCGCTGCTCACACTACTTTGTAAGTATGGAAAAGCTGGTTTTCTACAACGAAGACTGTAAGAAGATAAATGATTGTAAAGTAGTCCTACCGAAACCAGGTCAAAACAtcattgaatttaagaaattcaaatacaAGGAAAGAGTATCGCTTATTATTTAGGCCGAATGTAAATCTCTTCTTCTTAAACCAGCTAAGGATACTCATATTCATCCATCAAATACAGAAGTTTTCCAGAAACACGAGGTTTGTGATATTGACCTTAACTTTAAGTGCAGCTGCAACGATGCGATGTCCTTCTACAAGTGCTGTCCGGAGAATCTGGAATCGGCAAAGTTGTTTGCATACGAATTGTTGGCGCTTGCCAAGAATTGCGACAGTGTACTCAACATGCCGGTTCCCATAGAACTACGGAAAACCGAACAGAATGAAGACTTTGTAGAAGCCACAGTGTGTCATATCTATAGCAAACCACTACATCcatcaataaaaaagtttcaagatcaCTGTCATCTCACTGGCGTATCCTGTGGCCCCGCGCATGAACACTGCAACCTTGCTTACCAGGATGCAAAGACCATACCTATTGTGTTTCACAACTTAAGTGGGTACAATGCTCATTTTATCATTCGGGACGTTGCTACACAATTTGAATGTAGAGTTACAATTGTGGCAttgcataaataaaaatgaatttcattcaaaaagtatGTTCAGGGCACTCAGATAAAATTCAGGTTCATAGATTCATTTCGATTCATAGCTTGTTCATTGGAAAAATTAGCATCGTACCTTAACTAATATAACATTGTTAATGCAGTATTTTCCggtatagagaaagaaaaaattatacctTAACTCgagagaaaaactaaaaaaaaacgtcaGCTTccaccaaaagaaaaattttacagtaCTTTGAATGACTCAACAATTTCCGATGAAGATTATGCACATGCACAACAGATATGGTCTGtgttcaatctgaaaaatctaggCGAATATGTAAAACTGTACATGAAGACAGATGCATTTCTTTTAGCTGATGTCTTTGAAAGCTTCCGAGGACAATGTCCCAGTCCTTACGATCTTGACCCAACACACTACTACACCATTCCTGGCTTGACATAGGACGCTATGTTAAAATAGACAAAGGTGCGACTTGATCTTCTCACGGACGTTGATATGCTGTTGATGATTGAACTAGGTAAAAGAGGTGGACTGAGTCAATGCTCAAATAGATATGCTATTGCTAAGAATAAgtatatgagttttcaacgaaaacgaGGAGATTATCTTCATTGTATGTCTTGACACAAACCACCTGTACGGTTGGACAATGGTTCAACCGCTCCCTTAGGGTGGCTTCGAGTGGGTTAAGGATTTagatcattttcattttaatgcTCCTGACGATTCATCTATTGGCTTTATACTAAAATTAGACTTGGATTATCCATCCGAACTTCATGATGCATACAATGACTTTCCATTCTGTCCAGAACACTTGAAACCACAAGGATCAAGCCAAGAAAAGCTCCTAACTAGTCTCCTATCGAAACGGAAGAACGTTCGCCATAACTGAGCTCTCAAACATGCACTTTCTAATGGTgtcaaacttattaaaattcacagaattcttaaatttaatcagTCTGCATGGCTTAACTActatattgatttgaatactAATCTTAGTAAAAATGCCAAGAATGACTTTGAAAAGAACCTATTTATATTAATGAATAAAGAAGTCTATGGCAAGACAATGGAGAACGTACGAAAACATGTTAATGTGAAACTCGTGACAAAGTGGGAGGGTAGATATGGAGCTGAAGTCCTCACAGTCACACCAAATTTCCAGATTCGCGCAATATTTAGCGAAAATCTCGTGGCTATTAAGTTAAGAAAAACACAAGTTCTTTTCAACAAGCCAATCTATGTAGGGCTTACGGTGCTTGATGTATCCAAAGCTCTCATTTACGATTTCCACTATGGCTACATGTGCAAAAGTATGGTAAAAACTGTAAACTGTTATACACCGACTCGTGCAGCTGGATATACGAAGTCAAATGTAACGATATCTATGCTGATATGAAAGAGGATATGAAGAACGATGTATGCCAATTTGGTACGTCAGATTATCCGATAGACAATGTTTTCGGAATGCCGCAAGCCCACACAAAAATTTTAGGTATAATGAAGGATGAATGTGCGGGTCAAAGTATTACCAAATTTGTTGGCTTGCGGAGCAAGATGTACAGCCTTCGTGTAAACGGTgaagactttgttaaaaattcataagggGTGAAAGCTGCCGTTATAAGGAAATCAATCACCTTCGACGACTATGCTGAATGTCTCAGAAACTCGATCATACAATATAGAACTATAAGATTATGGATGTCGATGACgatgataatgataatgatgatatCCTAAGCGAGGGTGATATGGAACTTTTGGATCTTCTCGTTGGTCTACGTTGGTCTGTCGTTGATTCAACATTGCACAGAGTTGATTCAGCATTGCACAGAGTTGATTCAACATTGCACAGAACTGATTCCACATTGCATAGAGTTGATTCAACATTGTATAGAGTCGACTACATATCGGATTGATCTATTCAGCTGTTGTGTGAACTGTCAAAGCCCAaccactttaaaaatattttgctgtcacgtttcttaattattttctctACAAGATAAATGTCTGGctgtttaactttaaaaagttattgttcaTAGAATCCGATAGCGATGGGTTGATCTTGAGAGTCCTTGAGCTTGTACGTCACGGGGCTTGTCAACATAATCCGATCAACAGTTAATACCTAAGTCGTCCAATTGGGTGTGCATCCATTCTCGAAGACATGTTAGTGCTTGCTGATTCGAACTCTGTCACCAACTTTAAGCTTTGGCCTTGTCCTCTGTATATTTTGATGCTTTTCAAATAGTTCCATGAGTTCCTCTTCATCCTCGGCAGTGACATCTTTTGGCTGCATACCGATTGATCGATGTTTGATATTGTTATACTTGGAGATTAGGGTAGGTAAGATATCTATCCACTTGTAGTCGGCTCTCAAGCTAAATTGTGGAGATTGATGCCATATCATTgcaaaagttctttaaaatatgcattataaaacTTTTTGCTCTCATCGGTGTGTACGGTGTTTGGCACACGACCCTACACATGTATAGATTGCATTGTTGAAGTGACATCAGGTCCACTCTTACTTTGACGGTAAGTACTTGTAGCTATTATTCTCATGGACATAAGGTAGCATTTCAATCAAATCTACCTGGCACATCTCGTCTATACCACGCATTTGCACAGGACGACATGGATAATTCTTTCTAGCGGGTTTATGTAGTTCTGTTACTAGCGTCAATTTTTCGTTTTCCATTCTCGAGAACGTTCAATCGAGCGTCCAACTGAGCAATGAGTTCAGTGTTACGGACTGACAAATCTTGTTGAGTGTCAATCTGCAGGGTTTTCAGTTTCTTGTTAATTGATTCTTCGAATATACgtatcattaaattattattgtcaatatcTGATTGCATAGATAATATAACTTTATACACTGTACGTATCTCGCTTTATATGATGCGCTGCACAagtaggtctatcaagctagcacctccacaaacgaaattaccaaatttctttatgtcagaattttgggctttttttgggctgtattaaCGATTTTTGGCCTCGctgctttttgtgaaaattcaaattttgagtggaggtgctgacttgaattaagccagcacctccactatataaaaattgaaagaaaaaaaatcaaacacgtcagaattttgggctttttttgggctcttaaacgaaccaacaaccaatttccaaaaaccacccctacaaaaaataaaaccacCCCTGTGCAAAAAAACGTcaaactaataataaaaacttaaaccttgatgttgacatttttgaatagcccaaaaatcagagacttcatttgaaccgtaaaattcgaaaaatatcagagactatagtaacactgtaatattccgaaaaagattggtttgcacaaaaatatgtttgattgttaaaaagggactgttttttaacgtaaAGGTCATGCCACAGAAGGGTtggttttataagttaagggttgaagcccaaaaatcggagtggatattttcgaggagacgaaaaatcagaaactactttaacactagaaaattcacacaaatattattttttgacaaagtcatatatacgtggtagagaagggttgattttatacgttaagggttgaagcctaaaaatcggagtggatattttcgaggagcccaaaaatcaaagacaacATTAAccctgaaaaattctcaaaaatattaatttttgacaaagtcatatgtatgtggtagagaagggtttattttatacgttaaggtttgaagcccaaaaatcagagtgggtattttcgaggaacccaaaaatcaacttttgtctgattaagaaatttcatgataatagtttcgaaaaacatatattttatatctagtagaaatttggatttatatttattaacctattaaaacatttttttccttttttcgaaaatgtttaagatgttgaaaagcatataacttttttaagttttatcgaatttaaagaTGTCATgagaataatttgcaagtctttttgacgtgtaccagaaaattttacaaaaatttctgaaactcataaaaaatttttattcaaattttgaataagatcaaacttttagaatttttgtgtgatcgaaaaattaaactgacacagttcctaaaaatattttgatatctagtgatgaattttaatgaaatttttttaatcttttagaaaaatatttattttttatttttttaaacattttcaaaaatttcaaaggtatgtaacttttctaattttcattgaaaataaaaattttattttgataatttgcaattcttttaccCATCTGTAAGAAAATTTGACACActatttttgattcgaaattttttttcttcatatttttcaaatataaaaaatgttcaaattttagttgaaaatatctgcttaacaAACTTAGCCTTCGTTTTGGGAACCTGAAGAAGTGTGTCAAAGGCTGACTtcattggacaaatccttcaaaagttagcgtggctccAACAATCAGGTAATCCATACATACagtcatacagacagacatacaaacatacagatatacaaacatacagacatacagacaggcagacagactgaaagacaccgataaaatgttatgtttttcggattctgtgagtgccgaaacgtaaagatccgttaaaaaccagaggtcgaaaatttggacgattacattactctctcatgaatgagaatgtaaaaattgtctaaaattttgaaaaacctctaatttttttaattgagggctaattgaaaaattcggctagaattgttttgaaatatatttggtatctaggggaaattttaaatgaaatttttggattgatgaaaaaaataatttttctattttttgaaaattttcaaatttttgaaaagtatataacttttctaatttttataataataaaaaattttattttgataatttgcaagcggtttacccatctataagaaactttgatcaaaatttataaaatttgaaaataaaattttgaaattttgaaaatgctctcaatttttgaattttagttggaaatatctgattaacgaacttaactttCATTTTGGGGACCACAACTGAACTGAGCAAGCGAGTTCAAATCCGCCAATCCCAGGACAGCGTAGCGCAATCAGCCAACCAGCGCTCTATCGGGGAAACTTGCCTTGAGAAAGAAGGCGACGAGCTCGACAACGACCATGGAAAACCCTCCTTTGTTCAGTAGCCACGTGCCGGGATGCAGTCGCGTAGTTCGCTCTTGTTTTGCTGTCGATTTCAGGAATAGCACTTGCGATAAGTAAAAATAGcttcagttttttttcaatctaCGATTGAAGTAAGGTCCACTTCTTGCAGGCTGGCTTCACAATATACCCTAAGAATTGTACGTACGTCGACGTACGTTCGTATCAACGCTTACATTTGCTTTGTTGAGTATTTCATTTTGTCGTGCGTATTTCATTGGTTTATATTCCGGTGTTCCGGTGGTTCAATGCAGTTCAATGTTTACATGAACAAGGGAATGTGAACCAAAAAAACACACGCGACAGTTGGTAGCAATGAAGAACAACGCAGATGTACGCGTTGATATTAACGTACGTCGATGTACGTGCAATTATTAGGACACATTGTGGAGCCAGCCTCACGTAGGCTATTGTCGTACTTATTCGGATGCTCATGGTCGCTACCTTGTGCTTCCTGGTGGATTTTAAATATTAGCGTTTAGTAAGGTGAACATGAGGACATGTTTGAGTCTCCATTGCgcattcttattttcttttttctacgaCTTTTTATCTTTGCCGTCATTTTCACCACGTGCTGTAAAAATTAGGTACCGGCTCTCGCGGCCCTAACCCATGTAAAGAAACAccgttaacaaaaataaaaatcgtagAAATCGCACTAATAAAGAGTGACaattaaaaaagtatcaaaatgaGTCTATGACACCTCAAACAACACGAAAGGAATTATGCGAAATCGAATTTGAGGAAAAGTTTTGCAGGCAAAAAAAAACCGTTAATAAAATGATCGTGAAGATCGACCTGATGAAGTGTGTTCATTAATATAgcttttaaaattggtctttgtaCACACCTaaataacattttagaaaatagaaaaaataatgatattcGAAGATAAGGAAAAATTTTGAAGGCAACGAAGAAacactattttcaaaataatcgtgAAATTACTCTAATTAACTGCATGTATTAAGACAGGCCTTAATATTTGTCTTTGGACATCCCACACTAGATatcagaaaataaacaaaatcgaAGATGAGGAAAACTTTTGTGGGCAAAACAAACAACGCTACAAGAAGAAATATCGTAAAAGTCGCACTAATTAAGAGTGATCAATACAAAAAGTACCAAAATGTGTCTTTAGATACCCCAAACAAGAcaccataaaataaataatattgtacaTCTGGAAAGTTTTGGGAGGCAaggaaaccaaaaatattttaaaaattcgaatgtgTTTAAAACAATTGAAGATGAGGTAAGCTTTTGGGGGCAAAAAGGAaaacctttttaataaaaaaatgatgaaaatatttggaaacatcaaatcaaaccattcttcgaccgacaatgcaataatgaattgtagaaaaattatttcttctttctttcagtcaccacaaaataaaaataaattagagctataaattcaactccatttatttcttgaaaaaaataaaacttcgacgacgtttcgtCATCACTGCGTGCCTGTTTCAGAGTATcttagtttaaaatgatttttaagcgaaacaacaatcattccaattttggagtcaatacgtgttaaatttttttgggtcataaataaaaatagtttatacgttattaaagtttaaaaaaagtaagactccaaaTAATTGTTGAGGATGAGTAAACAGAGAAATCCTCATAAAATTGAAGCggctttttttagcataaaaactacattattgacgattatgaaaccgttctaagtgttttggaaacaaCGACAGACATATGACTAGGAGATTGTTGACTAagaatgattgttgtttcgctcaaaaatcgttttaagctaagatactctgaaaaaggcacgcagtgatgccgaaacgtcgtcgaagttttaatttttgttctaaaaataaatggagttgaatggatagctctaatttgtttttattttgccgtgactgtaaggcagaagaaataatttttctataattcattgaagagaaaatttgtaaaaatcgcCATAATTAGGTATAACTTCATACCTTGTTAGCGTGCGTTAATGCCTGTTTTAATGCTTTGAAATAATTGATTGATGATTTGTAGCAACACGCATAATTGTCTGTTATCCCAGCAGACccagtgaacggaaaggataacCTACAGAGTATCCACATAGTATTCCTTCTGCATCATtcaccaaaaactaaaaaaaatagcaagatcaacattaaaattggtgaaattcggattctacttcaaaattcccattagaaggtcacAGAGTAATCGCGATTTTTTTTACAACgggaaaaagtttaaacaaatataagacgtataacgcctgttgactgttagttacagatgatgcgtttgaagcgtagcagtcaacaggcgttatgcgtCTTATATATTGTTTAAACCTTTTAGCGCTGCAAAAAAACTTGTGATTACTTCGTGGCCTTCTAAtgagaattttaacgtaaaatccgaatttcaccaatttaaaagttgatcttgctgttttttgtttgtttttgttgcatgatacggaagggatactaagTGGATACTAATGCAATACTCGGTAGAGTATCGCTTCCGTTCACTTGGTCGAAGATGGACCCAATCTATTAACTTTGCGCAATTTGTTTATGAACCTGTGTGAAAGAAGTTCGCATTGCTCAACAATGGCAAAACACttagaaatatctggctaaagcatgagTTAGGGCTGAATACTAgtatggcgcaagccttgctcttgtcgGCCTCTGATACTTAGGACACACTAAACACAAAAGAATATTCTTAAGGACATGTAAGTGTCATAGAAAATAAGCTTGCATTCAAAATGGAAACCTTAGGTTTGCCGATAGTCTGCACGTCTCCAAATGataagttcactacccgggtgTACCAGGTCGCACATCAGGTAGCTTAAcatgtattctacaagaactttctaagaatttaaattgtgataaCTTCTAAAATAAGTACCAATGATGAGTCGATGATCCGAATGAAACGGATTAAGCACCAGCTAGCTTGCACGTATTCTaccagaactttttcaaaatttgaattgctccaacagccaaaataactaaaacttgtgaGTAGACGACCCGGGTGTAGTGAATTAAACACCAGGTggtttaatacgtattctgcgagaaccttttacaaatttaaattgttccaacagccaaaataattgaaaattgtgagTAGACAATCCGGGTGAACCAAATCGAGCACCAGTTAGTTTAATACGTATTATACgagaaatttcaacgaatttaaacTGCGTTTTATCTCGAAAGGAATGCGAATCGTGCGTCGACGACCCGGTGTGCCTGATTGTGCACCAGGTTATTCAAAACGTCATTTccaagaactttttttgaaatttgaattttgtcaataaccaaaacaattccaAACAGTGAGTATATTATTTGTAGAATCTGGtagttattttgtatttatttatggtAGTTATACCATCTGGTAGTTATTTTGGTTGTAacaatgtaaatttgaaaaaagttcttgtagaatacgtgctatgCTATCTAGTACTTGATTCGGTTCACCTGGATCGTCGGctcatcattggtagttattttggcagttcgcacaattgaaattcttataaagttctcgtagaataggtGCCAAGCTACCTCCTGCGCGATCTGGTCAACATCGATAGTCGGGTTATTATTGGAAGTTATTTtggttgttgaaacaatttaaatttcaaagaagttcttgtagaatacgtgctatgCTATCTAGTACTTGATTCGGTTCACCTGGATCGTCGGctcatcattggtagttattttggcagttcgcacaattgaaattcttataaagttctcgtagaatacgtgctaatctacctggtgctcgatccatTGCACCCAGAtcttcgactcacaatttttatttattttggctctttggaaaattttaattttaaacaaaattcttgtagaatactTACTAAGCTACCTGTTGCTCGATCCGGTTCACCCGCATCGTCGACTTagcatttttagttattttaatagttagcacaatttaaattcttgaaaagttcttgtagaatacgtagtaagctacctagtgcgcgacccggtgcacccgggtaatGAACTTATCATGTAGAGACGTGTagactattggcaaacctaaggtTTCCATTTTGAACGAAAGCTAACTTTCTGTGACATtcacatgttcttaagaatactaatttgtgtttagcgtgtcctaagcataggagacggacaagagcaaggctCACGCCATACTAGTATTTAGCCCTAATTCATgttttagccagatatttccaagtgtcttgctaTGCTGGAGCCATGGAAACTTCCTTCACGCTAGTTCCTAAAAAAATTGCGCAAAGtccaatacaaaaaaatatgtatccaCCAATCCTTTCTAATAAGTGAGGAAAATTTAATAGCTTGTGtccatcttcaaaat carries:
- the LOC117182593 gene encoding uncharacterized protein LOC117182593; this encodes MENEKLTLVTELHKPARKNYPCRPVQMRGIDEMCQVDLIEMLPYVHENNSYKYLPSNLRADYKWIDILPTLISKYNNIKHRSIGMQPKDVTAEDEEELMELFEKHQNIQRTRPKLKVGDRVRISKH